Below is a window of Ctenopharyngodon idella isolate HZGC_01 chromosome 7, HZGC01, whole genome shotgun sequence DNA.
TCTAGTGATAAAATAAGGCTTGCATCAGTCTTGTTGTTcactaaacatttaaacatctcAGTAAATTTTCACATTTACTTTCACAGCTCAACTTTCTGTTATTCAAGGATTCAACTTCATTCTACCAACATCACAACCTTCAGCCAATAGGATATTTGTATTTGGCAGCACTAACACAGATTCCGTTACCTCAAGTCCTTTATGGGTACCTAAAAGTTCTTTAgtgactgaaaaaaagaatgagACTGTGAATTTGAGAACACAGCACAGCACCCTGACAGAGAtttcaaaaatcaaaacaagCAAAGTTCAGACAGAGGGCAAAATCTACTTTACTCTGGGTAAAACAGACTGCAGCACTCCCTCAACGAAGAGAGTGGGAATGATTAATGAACAAGTGAAGGTCTCACGCTTCGGTGTGGGTACTTCTCCATTAGCAGATCTGAGCTCAATACAGAAACTTTACGAAGGTAagataaatatgaataataataacatgAGATTCAGGGCTGCTTGTAATGCATTCATCGCCTTACCTGTCTTTCTATTGCAGTGTATGTGATTTTGGATCCTGACACAGCTTACCCTAAACTCATCCTGTCTAAAGACAGGAAACAAGTGAGGCATGGTGGAACCTGGACAGATGTTCCCAATAACCCTGAGAGATTTGACTCCTTTGCCTGTGTCTTGGGAAAGGATGGGTTTTCCTGTGGGAGGTTTTACTTTGAGGTCCAAGTCAGTGATAAGACTGAATGGGATTTAGGTATGGCTAGAGAGTCCATTAGGAGAAAGGGGAAAATAAGAGTGTGCCCAGAGAATGGGTTTTGGTGTATATGGCTAAGGAATGGCTGTGAATATATGGCTAATGAATCCTGTCCTGTTCCCCTTTCCCTGAAAGACAAGCCCCAGAAGGTGGGGCTGTTTGTGGATTATGAGGAGGGTCTGGTCTCCTTCTACAATGTGGAGACCAAGGCTCTTATCTACTCTTTCACTGGTCTGTCTTTTACTGAGAGAATCTATCCATTTTTCAGCCCTTGCAACACAAGAGGTGATACGAACTCAAAGCCTCTGATTATCTCTACTGTTAATAAGTCTaattattagggatgcaccgatactcgTGGAAGCTCGTGTACTTGTAgctactcgtactcgtaaaaatacccccgataccaaagaccgatacctcgcgtgacgtaactgacagaattttccatgcACAGAGACACTGACGGCATCTTTCATAGGCAAGCTCTGTTATCCTGGTTACTGGCGTAATAAACACAATTTCTCTCCCCACAGATGTTTGATATGGAATAATAAAGATATTAAATACAAGAATACAACACTTTTTTTCAATATTGGTTtagaaacaacattttattgGTGACACAGTTGTTTCGCCATGATGGTCACTTACTTTCATATGGAGAATTTCTAAATAAATTCAAACTTCCTATATCTGCAAAGGATTATGCAGTTGTTTTTGATGCTATACCTTCTGGTCTCCTTCAGCTGTTGCGAGGTGCTAATGCTGTTGATTTGGATGCAActattgattttaatttaaGGTTAGGTGGTATAAGTATTGTTGataaaaaatgcaacaataaatTCCTTAGACAGATTTGTCATTCACTTAGGATACCCCCAGCTAAAAGCTTTTGGAATTCATTAAGTGGGAGAAGGCTTTTTTAGTTTCCAGGAGATACTGTGTCACCAATAAGATTCATGaggtttcatttaaaattattcattgtATTTACCCAGTTAATCAGGTTATAAAAAGATTTAAGAAAGATATTGAtttgaaatgtctgttttgtaaTTTGAATGATGAGACTAtttatcatctttttttttatttcagtgtattTGCACTAAATTGTTCTTTTGTGATTTTGAGGTCTTTTTTAAGGAGATCTCTGGAACTGACATTAATCTGaaggacaaaaatattttatttttttatgataagcctttagaaaagaaaatttgttttgttcttaatttgtttattattttagggAAATATCACATTCATAAATGTCGATGGGCAAAAAATACACCTagtttaatacaatttaaatttgaGCTTTGTCATTATCTTAAGTCATCGGAGGGTGTAAGGAACAGCAAAGCAAAAAAGACTATAAACTGTTGTAAGGCCTTGAAATTCTatcctttttaaaaatctttgtatttattttgtaattagaGCTATGGATTTGATTTCAATACCCCTGTGTATATAGTTATTTATCTTTGTATTATctgtctttaatttattattattattattattttttattatttttatttttattttttttggtactattgttatttttgttttgtaatgtatgttttttactgattttcttgctgctgctgttattattattattattattttgtattattgtaatttttatttgttttgggggttttttttgcttgtttgtttgtttatttgttttttgttttgttactgaataaagcatttaaaaaagtgagagacaccgacggcagcagcagaaacaatgtcagcctcagggttgtggaaatacttcaaaattaatgatgacaacccacacattgagaactgcatgctttcaatcacaattcgttatcgattagtgaacgcgggataggcggaatcgcgctaaatgacacagaccagacgCGCTCTCTCGCGCGCGCgtgcgatcccagttctctcagacagcgcgcgatcagttctcctcgcgcctgaatggtcaaatgcatagttgtcaaaatgtccatcatgtggagtatctcacgtaaatacagtcggttatggcttaagtcgacgtaaacatttgggtgaaaacaggatatgtgtcagtatccatggattcggtcttaaagggaccgtagcctatatttgtcattaatgttaataaaacaacaaaagatgttaaataaaggtatacatggtaaataaacctactgtatctgaaaaaaaaagtttatttaatttgtatctctatagtatttgttgtattgtttgtaaatttttttccccgaaaaggcataaaaatctgtatgtatttgttaactgttagttgtaataagtgttttgagtaattcgctgtatgttgatgataatgcaacagagagagagagtttaatgcGCACTTCTTGTGCTCTGTAATGTTTAGCTTTTGTGGTGATTTGTTtggagtgaaaacggacgcaataaacttaataaaacatcGGTAAAGGTTTGGTCATTATTCGGATAGGGTCTGCTACACTTATGAAAGTTACagaagttatttagtcaagaatagtgtgtgattttttgttatttgattaacattaagcGCAGACAGCTCAGTGCCTTCacgcagttaattaataaaccatCGGTTTGTCATATCAGCCTTTTTCCTCCTACAGCCGATATGCCTATGgttgtaaattgagcaaaaatcggCCGATAAATATCGgcggccgatacatcggtgcatccctaatttttagtaataataaagaagctgtcttacattcattagtctcactgtgcttggaaaactgcaacatcaccaaaaaaaaaaaaaaaaaagagagagagagagagagagagagagagagagagattaataaatgtataggcatcggtgtCGACcagtaccagaaaaaaagtatctgtACTCATACTCAgtccttaaaaaatgttatCGATGCATCCCTACTAATTATCCTATGTTTCTGTAGAAAATAAGTAATACAACAACAGAAAGGCCATTGTTTAGTGAACACacaattatgattatgattaaaAACACACTAATTAAAGCTgttgtccgtaacttttttttagttaaaaatgatccaaaatcaatttttgagcaagtacataaccggacagtgttcaaaactatctccttaccttagcccgattcacaacgatcagcttgtaataatgttttgtaattcgggtggtactggtgggtttccgcaggaagttcgagcatgcagccgttcaaTTTtgcgtctttgcgtcattacatcacgtctgtttacataaagaatgaggcccagctagtaggctatatcatgtgaggatgcttcCACAGCAgttggaataattaaacttattttgatggGGGATTGTTTGATTGACAAATGGACAATTagagactgtacagaaattgaaatctacaggtaacgctaatacacactaaatacatgtagtcacacaatgctgatgttgttaactaacaatttgagaacaaagtataacaataataataattagcatGGTTTGAtatgatatgagctaagcgatcgtttgTTTTGATCACCATTGAgtgtgatttattgtaatgttgtttttttttcagttggtcagaacaaaagtgacagatttgttacttacttgttcagatgacattctccagtgaaaattcttatttggTCATATTtacaagactacaatctgtaatttggaagtacagtatccaccagTGCGgtgacagccacacattctcctcaaaacattaaattcatcCACACTAAGGAGCCGTGccaatgcacaacccacgtaaaaattataattccacaaataactgcaattgcaggtttcgaacagagatggcgacaaagaggcaaaacttacggactgcagctttaaatgtttactgataaacatttcattattattgtagtaTTTAATGGAAATTTGGTATGGCACCACTAGACATGTATTGTTTTCTTCCTTAGATTGCTTCTTGTTATGTTCCTTTGTTGTTTTGGGTGTGGAAAAAAGTCTAATAAATGAATAgcctaaatgtaaatgtaggtGACATTTGACATTAGGCTAGATTTTATGGCTTGAGTCAAAATCCTGACCAACTCATCAAGTACACAAAAGAGGAATATGAAAAGAGGTAATTCCATGTATGTTATTTacgttttaatttaaaaacaagaataaaataactatttcaACAAAGCATCACTCTTTACATGTGTccaatcaaacaaaaaaa
It encodes the following:
- the LOC127515700 gene encoding tripartite motif-containing protein 75-like isoform X3, translated to MFCRDDQTCLCLFCTETVHKTHNAVPIEEESEHRKVQLEKTQAEIKVMIQDRNKKIKETKNLVKSKKSTTERNKANKVELFADLIHSIERCQNELLEVMEQKQKAAETQAEELIKELEQEITELKRRDTELEQLLHTEDHLHLLQVYSSMCSPPQVKTRTNININIDLLNTETLEKALTCLKKKVNKELKKIHEITQLSVIQGFNFILPTSQPSANRIFVFGSTNTDSVTSSPLWVPKSSLVTEKKNETVNLRTQHSTLTEISKIKTSKVQTEGKIYFTLGKTDCSTPSTKRVGMINEQVKVSRFGVGTSPLADLSSIQKLYEVYVILDPDTAYPKLILSKDRKQVRHGGTWTDVPNNPERFDSFACVLGKDGFSCGRFYFEVQVSDKTEWDLGMARESIRRKGKIRVCPENGFWCIWLRNGCEYMANESCPVPLSLKDKPQKVGLFVDYEEGLVSFYNVETKALIYSFTGLSFTERIYPFFSPCNTRGDTNSKPLIISTVNKSNY